From one Bacteroides intestinalis DSM 17393 genomic stretch:
- a CDS encoding polysaccharide lyase domain-containing protein: protein MKKNYTILFIMLLCAVFAQAQTTPAFPGAEGFARYTVTGGRGGIVYHVTNLNDSGEGSLRAGIEMKVPRTIVFDVSGIIELKSRLVIKNGNLTIAGQTAPGDGICIKNYTLHIAGYKEEDKKDQCATNIIIRFIRCRMGDEKKAEDDAMWGRYTSDIIIDHCSMSWSTDECASFYSNKNFTMQWCILSESLTKSVHVKGNHGYGAIWGGEGASFHHNLLAHHSSRTPRLDGSRSIGRWEEELTDLRNNVFYNWGPTNGGYAGEGGRYNFVNNYYKPGPSTATKKSIVNRIFQPNADDGTQSNPAGIWGSFYVDGNYFDDTCSKLSNDMKKLVSETNADNWEGIHPHLGNGELPGGSKDGIKSKTEFEVASVSTHAAAQAYEKVLAQVGASLKRDAVDERIIFEVKNGNYTYEGSNGSSNGLIDSQADVEGWPLYNNEEKPADSNGDGIPDTWATQYLPVGKTYKDIEPSTGYSYLELYINSLVDDLMKACYENSSNSPSNHDFGLYGTTTGISSPSAQETDAVKCFRQDKQIVLKGLCAGARIEIYDLSGRIMASYQSSDEQAVYPLTQPAIINILSGGKKYSFKSPR from the coding sequence ATGAAGAAAAACTACACGATTCTATTTATCATGCTTTTATGTGCCGTTTTTGCACAAGCTCAAACCACTCCGGCCTTCCCCGGTGCCGAAGGTTTTGCCCGCTACACCGTAACCGGCGGGCGCGGAGGTATCGTATATCACGTCACCAACCTTAATGACAGCGGCGAAGGATCACTGCGTGCAGGAATTGAGATGAAAGTTCCCCGCACCATTGTTTTTGATGTGTCGGGTATTATTGAACTGAAAAGCAGGCTGGTCATAAAAAACGGGAATCTTACTATCGCCGGACAAACAGCTCCGGGAGATGGGATTTGTATCAAGAACTACACCCTGCACATTGCCGGATACAAGGAAGAAGATAAAAAGGACCAATGCGCCACTAATATTATTATCCGCTTCATTCGCTGCCGGATGGGAGATGAAAAGAAAGCGGAAGACGATGCCATGTGGGGACGTTATACCTCGGATATCATCATAGATCATTGTAGTATGAGCTGGAGTACGGACGAATGCGCTTCTTTTTATAGTAATAAGAACTTTACTATGCAGTGGTGTATCTTGAGTGAAAGCCTAACCAAATCGGTACACGTCAAAGGAAACCACGGATATGGAGCCATTTGGGGAGGTGAGGGAGCAAGTTTTCACCATAATCTGCTGGCTCATCACAGTAGCCGCACTCCTCGTCTGGATGGCAGCCGATCCATAGGAAGATGGGAAGAGGAGCTCACCGATCTGCGCAACAATGTATTCTATAACTGGGGCCCTACCAACGGAGGATATGCCGGAGAAGGCGGACGGTATAACTTTGTGAACAATTATTATAAACCAGGCCCCTCTACTGCCACAAAGAAGAGTATCGTCAACCGTATCTTTCAGCCCAATGCCGATGATGGTACACAAAGCAATCCTGCAGGTATATGGGGAAGCTTTTATGTGGATGGTAACTACTTTGACGATACTTGCTCCAAATTGAGTAATGACATGAAAAAACTGGTGAGTGAAACCAATGCAGATAACTGGGAAGGCATTCATCCGCATCTGGGTAACGGTGAACTGCCGGGAGGAAGTAAAGACGGCATAAAAAGTAAGACAGAATTTGAAGTCGCATCCGTTAGTACGCATGCTGCAGCACAGGCTTATGAAAAAGTACTGGCACAAGTAGGCGCCAGCCTGAAGCGTGACGCCGTCGATGAACGGATCATCTTTGAAGTTAAGAATGGGAATTACACTTATGAAGGTAGCAACGGCAGTAGTAACGGACTGATTGATTCACAAGCCGATGTGGAAGGATGGCCTCTGTACAATAATGAAGAAAAGCCTGCAGATTCCAATGGGGACGGTATTCCTGACACTTGGGCTACCCAGTATCTTCCCGTCGGCAAAACCTATAAGGACATAGAACCATCTACCGGTTACTCTTATCTGGAACTTTACATCAATAGCCTCGTTGACGACTTGATGAAAGCCTGTTACGAAAACAGCAGTAATTCCCCAAGCAACCACGATTTCGGTTTATATGGCACTACCACAGGGATTTCTTCTCCTTCTGCCCAAGAAACAGATGCGGTAAAATGTTTCCGGCAGGATAAGCAAATTGTCCTTAAGGGACTTTGCGCAGGGGCACGCATCGAAATTTATGATTTATCGGGAAGAATCATGGCTTCCTATCAAAGCTCTGACGAACAGGCTGTATACCCCCTCACCCAACCTGCCATTATTAACATCCTATCGGGAGGGAAAAAGTACAGTTTCAAAAGTCCTCGTTAA
- a CDS encoding DUF3795 domain-containing protein has translation MKQLIACCGLDCESCDARIATVRDDNELREKTAQLWSELNNIPEITADTINCMGCRVDGVKTMYCSDMCAIRKCVNEKGFNTCGDCKELDNCQIVSPIFQHTPSAKENLL, from the coding sequence ATGAAACAATTAATTGCTTGTTGCGGATTAGATTGCGAAAGTTGCGATGCCCGCATAGCTACTGTCAGAGATGACAATGAGTTAAGAGAAAAAACAGCCCAACTGTGGAGTGAGTTGAATAACATACCGGAGATTACGGCAGATACCATTAATTGTATGGGCTGTCGTGTAGATGGGGTGAAAACGATGTATTGCAGCGATATGTGCGCAATTCGCAAATGCGTAAACGAAAAAGGATTTAACACCTGTGGTGACTGTAAAGAATTGGATAACTGCCAGATAGTTAGTCCTATTTTTCAGCATACTCCCAGTGCTAAAGAAAATCTTCTATAA
- the creD gene encoding cell envelope integrity protein CreD: protein MDNLNDNLNEDFNVDFTENLNETKKQARGCLRRFSKSIKVVVIAFLILLLLIPMFMIEDMIRERGQIQTDAIEEVGQKWSLAQTITGPYINLQYPITQEDNGVKKITMGSITLLPDELSIDGQLSTEILQRGIYKVNVYQSELLIKGFFSSEELRKSNVDMDVLQYNRAAVCLNLTDMRGLSEQVSITLNDSVYTFEPGVDGRGIESMGVHAIVDLSSLKEDRKLPYEMKIKLKGSQSIYFTPLGKTTKVNLKANWNTPSFDGNYLPEKREITEKDFSAQWQVLNLNRNYPQVLVNYQNASIKDIQNSNFGVNLKMPVEQYQQSMRSTKYAILIILLTFTVIFFTEIMEKTRIHALQYLLVGLALCLFYSLLLSMSEHIGFNMAYLVASVLTITLVGGYMLGIIKRKKTAFIMVGLLSVLYIYVFILIQLETFALLAGSLGLFVILAMVMYFSKKIDWFNE from the coding sequence ATGGACAATTTGAATGACAATTTGAATGAAGATTTCAATGTAGATTTCACAGAGAATCTGAATGAAACAAAGAAACAGGCAAGGGGCTGTCTACGCCGTTTCTCTAAATCAATTAAAGTGGTAGTTATCGCTTTTCTAATTTTATTGCTGTTGATCCCGATGTTTATGATCGAAGATATGATTAGGGAACGTGGGCAGATACAGACGGATGCTATTGAGGAAGTCGGCCAAAAGTGGAGTTTGGCACAGACTATTACAGGCCCTTATATTAACTTGCAATATCCCATTACTCAGGAAGATAATGGAGTAAAGAAGATTACTATGGGGAGTATAACATTGCTTCCTGATGAATTGTCAATAGATGGACAGTTGAGTACAGAGATTCTTCAGAGAGGAATTTATAAGGTAAATGTCTATCAATCCGAATTACTGATCAAGGGATTCTTTAGTTCGGAAGAACTCCGTAAGAGTAATGTCGACATGGATGTGCTTCAGTACAATAGAGCAGCTGTTTGCTTGAACCTAACAGATATGCGTGGTCTCAGTGAACAGGTCAGCATTACACTGAATGATTCTGTCTATACGTTTGAGCCGGGAGTGGATGGACGAGGTATTGAAAGTATGGGTGTTCATGCCATTGTCGACCTTTCCTCTCTGAAAGAAGACAGGAAATTGCCTTATGAAATGAAAATTAAATTGAAAGGTTCCCAGTCTATCTACTTTACCCCATTGGGCAAAACCACCAAAGTGAACCTGAAAGCAAATTGGAATACTCCAAGTTTTGATGGCAATTATTTGCCTGAGAAACGGGAGATTACAGAGAAAGATTTCTCAGCACAGTGGCAGGTGTTGAATCTTAATCGGAATTATCCCCAGGTACTTGTCAATTATCAGAATGCCAGCATTAAAGATATTCAAAACTCTAATTTTGGTGTCAATCTGAAAATGCCGGTAGAGCAGTATCAGCAGTCTATGCGCTCTACTAAGTATGCTATTCTGATTATTCTACTGACTTTTACAGTAATATTCTTCACAGAGATAATGGAGAAAACCCGTATTCATGCCCTGCAATATTTGTTGGTAGGATTAGCTCTTTGTCTATTCTATAGTCTGTTATTATCCATGTCCGAGCATATTGGTTTCAATATGGCTTACTTGGTGGCATCGGTGCTTACTATTACTTTGGTGGGTGGATACATGCTGGGGATTATCAAAAGAAAAAAAACGGCGTTCATTATGGTAGGTTTGCTAAGTGTTCTTTACATTTATGTTTTCATCCTTATCCAGTTAGAAACCTTTGCTTTGCTGGCCGGTAGTCTCGGACTGTTTGTGATACTGGCAATGGTGATGTATTTCTCTAAGAAGATTGATTGGTTTAATGAATAA
- a CDS encoding GGGtGRT protein, producing MIREVKFESQDRRIKGIIAALNANGIKDIEEANAICEAAGLDPYKTCEETQPICFENAKWAYVVGAAIALKKGCKNAADAAEAIGIGLQAFCIPGSVADDRKVGIGHGNLAAMLLREETKCFAFLAGHESFAAAEGAIKIAAKADKVRKEPLRCILNGLGKDAAQIISRINGFTYVQTQFDYYTSELKVVREIAYSDGERAKVKCYGCDDVREGVAVMWKEGVDVSITGNSTNPTRFQHPVAGTYKKERMLAGKPYFSVASGGGTGRTLHPDNMAAGPASYGMTDTMGRMHSDAQFAGSSSVPAHVEMMGFLGIGNNPMVGCTVACAVDVAQALSK from the coding sequence ATGATTAGAGAAGTAAAATTTGAAAGTCAAGACCGTCGTATCAAAGGTATCATTGCTGCCTTGAACGCTAACGGCATCAAAGACATCGAGGAAGCAAACGCAATCTGCGAAGCTGCCGGACTTGATCCTTATAAAACGTGTGAAGAAACTCAGCCGATCTGTTTTGAAAATGCAAAATGGGCTTACGTAGTAGGTGCAGCTATTGCATTGAAGAAAGGTTGCAAGAATGCTGCTGACGCTGCCGAAGCTATCGGTATCGGTCTGCAAGCTTTCTGTATCCCGGGTTCTGTAGCCGACGACCGTAAGGTTGGTATCGGTCATGGTAACCTGGCAGCTATGTTGCTGCGCGAAGAGACTAAGTGTTTTGCTTTCCTGGCAGGTCACGAGTCATTTGCTGCTGCAGAAGGTGCTATCAAAATTGCTGCTAAAGCTGACAAAGTACGTAAAGAACCTCTGCGTTGTATCCTGAACGGTTTGGGTAAGGATGCTGCACAGATCATCTCTCGTATCAATGGCTTTACTTACGTACAAACTCAATTCGACTACTATACTTCTGAACTGAAAGTTGTTCGCGAAATCGCTTACTCTGACGGTGAGCGTGCCAAAGTAAAATGCTATGGTTGCGACGACGTTCGTGAAGGTGTAGCTGTTATGTGGAAAGAAGGTGTAGACGTTTCTATCACTGGTAACTCTACTAACCCGACTCGTTTCCAACACCCGGTTGCAGGTACTTACAAGAAAGAGCGTATGCTTGCTGGTAAGCCTTATTTCTCAGTAGCTTCCGGTGGTGGTACAGGTCGTACCCTTCACCCGGATAACATGGCAGCCGGTCCGGCTTCTTATGGTATGACCGACACCATGGGACGTATGCACTCAGACGCTCAGTTCGCTGGTTCTTCATCTGTTCCTGCTCACGTAGAAATGATGGGATTCCTCGGCATCGGTAACAACCCGATGGTAGGTTGTACAGTGGCTTGTGCGGTTGACGTAGCTCAGGCTTTGAGCAAGTAA
- a CDS encoding iron-sulfur cluster assembly scaffold protein, with the protein MTYSHEVEHMCVVKKGPNHGPAPIPEEGKWVKSKEIVDISGLTHGVGWCAPQQGACKLTLNVKEGIIQEALVETIGCSGMTHSAAMAAEILPGKTVLEALNTDLVCDAINTAMRELFLQIVYGRTQSAFSEGGLIIGAGLEDLGKGLRSQVGTLYGTLAKGPRYLEMAEGYIKNIFLDKNDEICGYEFVHMGKFMDEIKKGTDANEALKKVTGTYGRVTPEQGAVKHIDPRHE; encoded by the coding sequence ATGACTTATTCACACGAAGTGGAACACATGTGTGTTGTAAAGAAAGGTCCTAACCACGGACCGGCTCCCATACCCGAAGAAGGCAAATGGGTAAAATCAAAAGAAATAGTTGATATTTCAGGTTTAACACATGGTGTAGGTTGGTGTGCTCCTCAACAAGGTGCTTGTAAACTGACTTTGAACGTAAAAGAAGGTATCATTCAGGAAGCATTGGTTGAAACAATCGGCTGCTCCGGTATGACTCACTCAGCTGCTATGGCTGCCGAAATCCTTCCGGGCAAGACAGTACTCGAAGCATTGAACACTGACCTTGTTTGTGACGCTATCAATACAGCAATGCGCGAACTTTTCCTGCAAATCGTTTACGGACGTACTCAGTCTGCTTTCTCTGAAGGTGGTTTGATTATCGGTGCAGGTTTGGAAGACTTGGGTAAAGGTCTGCGTAGCCAGGTAGGTACACTGTACGGTACTCTGGCCAAAGGTCCTCGTTACCTGGAAATGGCCGAAGGTTACATCAAGAATATCTTCTTGGATAAGAATGACGAGATCTGCGGATACGAATTCGTTCACATGGGTAAATTCATGGATGAAATCAAGAAGGGTACAGATGCTAACGAAGCATTGAAGAAGGTTACCGGTACTTACGGTCGCGTAACACCTGAGCAGGGAGCAGTTAAACATATTGATCCACGTCACGAATAA
- a CDS encoding winged helix-turn-helix domain-containing protein: MIEAFQNINKAFESKVRLGIMAVLMVNEDVDFNTLKELLSLTDGNLASHTRALEELGYIVCQKSFVGRKPKTSFQATAEGKKAFKTHIEALENFLKST; encoded by the coding sequence ATGATAGAAGCATTTCAAAATATAAATAAGGCATTTGAAAGTAAAGTTCGTCTGGGTATTATGGCAGTTCTCATGGTAAATGAAGATGTCGATTTCAATACTTTGAAGGAATTACTTTCACTGACGGACGGTAACCTGGCAAGCCATACAAGGGCTTTGGAAGAGTTGGGCTATATCGTTTGCCAGAAGAGCTTTGTGGGTAGGAAGCCGAAAACATCTTTCCAAGCCACTGCGGAGGGGAAAAAGGCTTTCAAAACTCACATTGAAGCATTGGAGAATTTTCTGAAATCAACGTAG
- a CDS encoding LruC domain-containing protein, with product MWKKLLRTTLCAALVLSSCTDNDVYKGPKEDEKEFNNFSFSTVQKGVNLNVNYVNGTVKSNVYFEVYDEMPVTESEYGTYIKRQDVNYLFAAYTQEDGTYRGKIELPSYLTKVYIYSPVFFAQTLMEANIVNGNIEVTDKAAPIPTRAIYSTSSPYDSYLVSNQYGNEVWKTWLGDYDKHKNGDINYKYTGILAATEKDGLYAAHTRIINTHSTCPQEYRGYSDMYVNEDAEVVVTFLGQNTCWTCSLGYYYYKAGEQPKDLNDAHVIMLFPNTQDGTWRNWTAYKSAGINPLTAVQLMYYPNIASKSKEGATTVFPAGYRIGFVLATNGWNHHVNGFSGYKKYRAATSSGLSLNDKGMKFNEPRTAVYRYSDWILTSFEDYMTDENFSDVVIALKSNPVDAITDIPVTNPDDDKTSIDFLKGIYAFEDLWPNQGDYDMNDVIVRYNYGNTFNEKNQIYSESFTFKTFQNIATNNNGLGFRLITEENIKSATCSIRKEGEKDFTETTFAYEPQENIYLLTENVKDNMGAEYKVTVNYSKPISAQSEAQAFIFKNEEDGLRWEVHIPQETPTSKINKTHFGQGDDASKPDRGIYYVRKGNYPFAFFLSRATESDLSKLLDGNNERKAINLLYSGYDEWVTSNGEKNKDWYKN from the coding sequence ATGTGGAAAAAATTATTAAGAACTACTTTATGCGCTGCACTCGTATTAAGCAGCTGTACGGACAATGACGTTTATAAGGGGCCTAAGGAGGATGAAAAAGAATTCAACAATTTCTCCTTTTCTACTGTACAAAAAGGCGTAAACTTAAATGTGAATTACGTAAATGGTACTGTAAAATCAAATGTGTATTTTGAAGTATATGATGAAATGCCTGTTACTGAAAGTGAATACGGTACTTACATCAAGCGTCAGGATGTAAATTACCTGTTTGCTGCCTATACCCAAGAAGACGGTACCTATAGAGGAAAGATAGAATTACCTTCATACTTAACAAAGGTATATATCTATTCTCCTGTTTTCTTTGCGCAAACTCTGATGGAAGCAAATATTGTAAATGGCAATATTGAAGTTACGGATAAGGCGGCACCTATACCTACTCGTGCAATTTACTCAACTTCCTCCCCGTATGATAGCTATCTGGTAAGCAATCAGTATGGAAATGAAGTGTGGAAAACCTGGTTAGGTGACTACGATAAGCATAAAAACGGAGATATCAACTACAAGTATACAGGTATATTGGCAGCAACAGAAAAAGATGGTTTATATGCTGCACATACCCGTATTATAAACACCCATAGTACTTGCCCGCAAGAATACCGTGGCTACTCGGATATGTATGTTAACGAAGATGCTGAAGTAGTAGTTACATTCTTGGGGCAAAACACCTGTTGGACATGCTCTTTGGGATATTACTATTATAAAGCAGGAGAACAACCCAAAGACTTAAATGATGCTCATGTAATTATGTTGTTCCCGAATACTCAGGATGGTACTTGGAGAAATTGGACAGCATATAAAAGTGCCGGTATTAATCCGTTGACCGCTGTACAACTAATGTATTATCCCAATATTGCATCCAAAAGTAAAGAAGGGGCAACCACGGTATTTCCTGCCGGTTACAGAATCGGTTTTGTTCTGGCCACCAATGGTTGGAATCATCATGTTAACGGTTTTTCCGGATACAAAAAATACCGTGCTGCCACTTCAAGTGGCTTAAGTTTAAACGACAAAGGCATGAAATTTAATGAACCACGCACTGCAGTTTACAGATATAGCGACTGGATATTGACTTCTTTTGAAGATTATATGACTGACGAAAACTTCAGCGATGTAGTCATTGCTTTAAAATCGAATCCGGTAGACGCTATTACTGACATACCCGTGACAAATCCTGATGATGATAAAACAAGTATTGATTTCCTTAAAGGTATATACGCATTCGAGGATCTATGGCCCAATCAGGGAGATTACGACATGAATGATGTAATTGTGCGATATAACTATGGAAACACCTTCAATGAAAAGAATCAAATATATTCCGAATCGTTCACATTCAAAACATTCCAGAATATTGCTACCAATAATAATGGTTTAGGATTCAGACTCATTACGGAAGAAAATATTAAATCTGCCACCTGCTCCATTCGTAAAGAAGGTGAGAAAGACTTCACCGAAACCACATTTGCATACGAGCCCCAGGAAAACATATACCTCCTGACTGAAAATGTGAAAGATAATATGGGAGCAGAATACAAAGTGACTGTTAATTATAGTAAGCCCATTTCAGCGCAATCAGAAGCTCAGGCATTCATATTCAAGAACGAAGAAGATGGTTTACGATGGGAAGTACATATTCCTCAGGAAACACCGACATCCAAAATAAATAAAACCCATTTTGGTCAGGGAGATGATGCATCTAAACCGGATCGAGGCATCTACTATGTGCGTAAAGGTAACTATCCTTTTGCATTCTTTCTGAGTCGGGCTACAGAAAGTGATTTAAGCAAATTACTGGATGGAAACAACGAAAGAAAAGCTATAAATCTGTTATATAGTGGTTATGATGAATGGGTAACCAGTAATGGTGAAAAGAATAAAGATTGGTATAAAAATTAA
- a CDS encoding RNA polymerase sigma-70 factor, with protein MVTETSHTLISIRLNEREFHNVFDKYYVALCLFANQYTEDEETSADIVQDSFAKLWQIRDDFFYLHQVKAFLYTAVRNKALNELEHSKVVFEYAQKVIEKKKDSFFHDAVVEEETYRILAEAIDKLPDQMRAIMRLAMEGKKNAEIAEQLNVSVETVHTLKKIAYKKLRIYLKEYYYFLILFYL; from the coding sequence GTGGTTACAGAAACTTCTCATACACTCATTAGTATTAGGCTTAATGAACGGGAGTTCCATAATGTTTTTGATAAATATTATGTGGCACTTTGTTTGTTTGCAAACCAATATACTGAAGATGAAGAAACCTCTGCTGATATTGTACAGGATTCCTTTGCAAAATTATGGCAAATTAGAGATGATTTTTTCTATTTGCATCAAGTCAAAGCTTTCCTTTATACAGCCGTGCGCAATAAGGCGTTGAATGAATTGGAGCATTCTAAGGTAGTATTTGAATATGCTCAAAAAGTTATTGAAAAGAAAAAGGATTCTTTCTTCCATGATGCAGTAGTGGAAGAAGAAACTTACCGGATTCTGGCAGAAGCTATTGACAAACTTCCTGATCAGATGCGGGCTATTATGCGATTGGCTATGGAAGGAAAAAAGAATGCTGAAATAGCTGAGCAATTAAATGTATCTGTTGAAACTGTACATACTCTTAAAAAGATTGCATACAAAAAGCTTCGTATATATCTGAAAGAGTATTACTATTTCCTTATACTCTTTTATTTATAA
- a CDS encoding FecR family protein, which yields MIKQDFHISNIIARHLSGEITPEENAQLEKWRKADSAHEALFQKICSKENLKKHVESGTSFNTATGWMEVQKRIRKSNNWERMIKILSYAAAVLVPVFFVGISLKYTTHDYFSNKSVLIAQPILPGAAKAILTLDNGETINLNKETADALQTIEGTNIQIDSTTLNYQLAQSTSVSPKPVYNKVEIPRGGEYALVLSDGTKVHLNSMSSLRFPVAFTTGKREVELQGEAYFEVSKTGQPFIVNANGIQVEVLGTTFNISAYPDEEYQTTLVNGSVKVSAEKGESLILKPSQQATIALGSNSIQVRTVDTSFYTSWVKGKINFKDQRLEDIMKTLSRWYDMNVVYENEKLKNIRFGCNLNRYEEITPFVKLLEKTEEVHVKIEGNTITFHN from the coding sequence ATGATAAAACAGGATTTTCATATATCTAATATTATTGCCAGACACTTATCGGGTGAAATCACTCCTGAAGAAAACGCTCAACTGGAGAAATGGCGAAAAGCAGATTCCGCTCACGAAGCACTCTTTCAGAAAATTTGCAGTAAAGAGAATTTGAAAAAGCATGTGGAAAGTGGTACGTCTTTCAACACTGCAACCGGTTGGATGGAGGTGCAAAAGCGCATCAGAAAGAGTAATAACTGGGAACGGATGATAAAAATCCTCAGTTATGCCGCTGCTGTTTTAGTACCGGTCTTTTTTGTTGGCATCTCACTAAAATACACTACTCACGACTATTTTTCTAACAAGTCCGTGCTGATAGCCCAACCTATATTGCCGGGAGCGGCCAAAGCAATATTGACTTTGGATAATGGAGAGACTATCAATCTGAATAAAGAAACGGCAGATGCTTTACAAACAATAGAGGGAACAAATATTCAGATAGATTCAACCACCCTGAATTATCAGTTGGCACAGAGTACATCTGTCTCTCCAAAACCTGTATATAATAAGGTGGAGATTCCCCGTGGCGGTGAGTATGCATTAGTGTTGAGTGATGGAACAAAGGTGCATTTAAATTCAATGAGTAGCCTCCGTTTTCCGGTAGCATTTACTACGGGTAAGAGAGAAGTCGAGCTACAAGGTGAAGCCTATTTTGAAGTGAGTAAAACTGGGCAGCCTTTTATTGTAAATGCCAATGGCATACAGGTTGAAGTATTAGGTACGACTTTCAATATCTCCGCTTATCCCGATGAGGAGTACCAGACCACCCTAGTAAACGGATCTGTAAAGGTCAGTGCCGAAAAGGGTGAAAGCCTTATACTGAAACCGTCGCAACAAGCTACCATCGCTTTGGGAAGTAATTCCATACAGGTGCGAACGGTAGATACTTCATTCTATACTTCATGGGTGAAGGGGAAGATCAACTTCAAAGATCAACGCTTGGAAGATATCATGAAGACACTTTCACGTTGGTATGACATGAACGTAGTTTACGAAAATGAAAAACTCAAGAATATACGTTTCGGTTGTAATCTGAATCGTTATGAAGAAATAACTCCTTTCGTCAAGTTACTGGAAAAGACAGAAGAAGTACACGTGAAAATCGAAGGTAATACAATAACATTCCATAATTAA
- a CDS encoding metallophosphoesterase, with protein sequence MLIFFIILITIYLGGNTYIFYRGAQALSGLPVGIKIPLAILFWLAALSIVGTMLTRNIKMPVFLSHTMYEIGTGWLIFTLYMVLFLLAFDLLKLCRIPFNYSFVVSLLFTVILLGYGYYNYRHPKTNIVNIALNKPLTGDRQPIKIAAVSDLHLGYGTGKTALKRYVKMINEQNPDLILIGGDLIDNSVVPLYAENMMEELSELKAPLGIYMVPGNHEYISGMNASARFIQDTPIQLLRDSIVTLPSGIQLIGRDDRSNTARRSLQELMANVDKNKPIILLDHQPYKLTESETAGVDLQFSGHTHRGQVWPMSLVTDYIYEQSHGYRQWGNSHIYVSSGLSLWGPPFRIGTESEMVVLQLSTKE encoded by the coding sequence ATGCTGATATTCTTCATTATCCTCATCACCATATATCTTGGCGGAAACACCTATATATTCTATAGAGGTGCACAAGCGTTATCCGGACTTCCTGTTGGAATCAAAATCCCGTTGGCTATTTTGTTTTGGCTCGCAGCTCTATCCATCGTGGGGACGATGCTGACCCGTAACATAAAAATGCCGGTTTTCTTATCTCATACAATGTATGAAATAGGCACTGGCTGGCTGATATTCACCTTATATATGGTCTTATTCCTACTCGCATTCGATCTGTTGAAACTATGCCGTATCCCTTTCAACTACAGCTTCGTCGTCTCTTTGCTATTTACAGTCATCTTATTAGGATATGGGTACTATAATTATCGCCACCCTAAAACGAACATAGTCAATATCGCCCTCAACAAACCTTTGACCGGTGACCGGCAACCTATTAAAATAGCCGCCGTGAGTGACCTACATCTCGGATATGGAACCGGGAAAACGGCTTTAAAGCGATACGTGAAGATGATTAACGAGCAAAATCCGGATTTGATTCTGATCGGAGGTGACTTGATTGACAACAGTGTAGTGCCTCTTTATGCTGAAAACATGATGGAGGAACTGTCCGAATTAAAAGCACCGTTAGGTATTTACATGGTTCCCGGTAATCACGAATATATCAGTGGCATGAATGCAAGTGCACGATTTATACAAGACACTCCCATACAGTTGTTGCGCGATTCAATAGTCACACTCCCCAGTGGCATACAATTGATAGGACGCGATGACCGATCGAACACTGCCCGCCGTTCATTGCAAGAGCTGATGGCAAATGTAGATAAAAACAAGCCTATTATCTTGTTAGACCATCAGCCCTATAAACTGACTGAAAGTGAAACAGCCGGTGTCGACCTGCAATTTAGTGGACATACCCATCGAGGACAAGTATGGCCTATGAGCTTGGTAACAGACTACATCTACGAACAAAGTCATGGCTATCGCCAGTGGGGAAACAGCCATATATATGTTTCCAGTGGATTATCTCTTTGGGGACCTCCTTTCAGGATAGGAACGGAAAGTGAAATGGTTGTGTTACAATTATCCACAAAAGAATAA